The genomic stretch CGAATTCGAAGTGCGCTGGATGGCGAGCGCCGAGCCCACGTGGGCCATGCTCTCGGCGCGGCGCCTCACGTTCCAGGGCCGCGACGCCGTACTCACCGCCTTCACGCCGATCAACCAGATCAAGCTCATGGAGCAGCGGCTCGAACTGTGGGCGAAGGTGTTCGAGGCGTCGTCGGAAGCCATTCTGATCCTCGACGAGAACCGCCGCCTGCTCACGGCCAATGCCTCGTTCTACCGCGCGACCGGCTATCGCGCCGAAGACGTGTGCGGCACGTTGCCCGACTTCGTGGTGGCGTCCACCAACGGCGGCCCGCTCATGGCGCAACTCGCCGAACTCGTCGACATCTCCAGCGTCTGGAACGGCGAAGCCGTGGTAAGGCGGCGCGCGGGCGGCGACTATCCCGCGTGGCTCATGATCAGCGCCGTGCGCGACAAGCGCGCGAGCGTTTCGCATTACATCTGCACGCTCATCGACATCACGGACCGCAAGAAGAGCGAAGCGCGCATCCAGTTTCTCGCGGAGCACGACGTGCTCACCGAGTTGCCCAACCGCGCGCTCTTCACCCGGCGCCTCGGCGCGGCCATCGAGCAGGCGCGTCACACGCGCGGGCGTCTCGCCGTGCTGTTCATCGACCTCGACCGCTTCAAGGACATCAACGACACGCTCGGCCATCATGCGGGCGACGGCCTGCTGCGTTCCGTGTCGCGGCGCCTGTTGCAGTCGGTGCGCGCGGGCGACACGGTGAGCCGTCTTGGCGGCGACGAGTTCACGGTGCTGCTGTCGAGCGCGGGCGGCAGCGGCGACGTCGCGCGCCTGATCGACGAACGGCTGCTGCCGCTCGTGCGCGAACCGCATTCGATCGGCGGCATGACCTTGCAGGTCGCGTGCAGTATCGGCATCGCCATGTATCCCGACGATGGCGACACGATCGAAGCGCTCATGCAGAACGCCGACGCCGCCATGTACCGCGCCAAATCGAGCGGCCGCAATCTCGTCAAGTTCTTCTCGCCCGACATGGCCGAGAGCACGCGGCATCGGCTCGAACTCGAAGCGCATTTGCGCACCGCCATCGAGCGCGAGCAGCTGTGGCTCGCGTATCAGCCCTGCGTGGACGCGGCTACGGGCGAGCTCATGAGCGTGGAGGCGCTGCTGCGCTGGCAGCATCCGCATCTCGGGCTCGTGCCGCCCGCGGAATTCATTCCGATCGCCGAGGAGACGCGCCTGATCCTGCCGATCGGCGCATGGGTGATCGAAGAAGCGTGCCGCCAGATCGCGCGCTGGCGCGACGCCGGTTTGCCCGCCATGCGCGTGTCGATCAATCTCTCGGCCATGCAGTTGCGCGACGACGAGCAACTCGTCACGCATCTGCGCGAAAGCCTCGCGGCGCACCACGTGGACGCGGGCAGCCTCGAGCTGGAAATCACGGAAACGGTGCTGATGGAAAGCGTCGGGCATCATCTCGACGCCATCAAGGAGATTCGCGCGCTGGGCGTGAAGCTCTCGCTCGACGACTTCGGCACGGGCTATTCGAGCTTGAGCTATCTGCATCGCTATCCGCTCGACCGGCTGAAGATCGACCGCGCGTTCGTGCACGGCCGTCTCACCGCGCCCGCCGATCTCGCGGTGATTCGCGCCATTGTCGAACTCGGGCACGAGCTGGGCCTGCGCGTGGTGGCCGAAGGTGTGGAGCAGGAACACGAGGCCGCCGCGCTGCGCCGTATCGGCTGCGACGAATTGCAGGGCTTCCTGTACGCGAAGCCGTTGCCGCACGAGGCGCTCACGGAGTGGCTGCGTTCGCGCGATGCGGCGTTGATCGACTGAGCGCGGTGCCGGGCGCTACACCGTGCGCCCTACAACTCACCGATCCTCAACCAGCGCACCGCAGGATGATCGCCCGCGAGCGCATGCGGCAGCACTTCGTGCACGAGGCGCAGGCCGCGCGCCGAATTCGCGAACCACACCACGGCGTCCTGCGTTGCGCGATTGCCCATCACGAAAGCGCGAAAGCCCGGGCAATTGCCCCAGTGAAAGCAGCATTGCTGCGCGGGTTCGAGGCCCCAGCCGAGTCCCCACGCCACGTGCGGATCAAGCGGATTCGCTCCGGCGAGGTCTTCGGCGTCGTTGCCCTGGCGCGTCGGTACGGCGGGCGTGAACCAACGCGCATGACTGTCGCGCGACAAACCTTCGCCACGCAAAACGGCGCGCACGAAACGCAGATAATCCTGCGCCGTCGTCACGAGCGACCACGAAGCCTGCGCCGTTTCGAGCCGGCGTTTGGCCACCGGCTCGCCGTCCCACTCGTGGCCTTGCGCGTAATTCGCCTCGAAGCGCGCCTGCCAGATCAGGCTCGAATCGCGCATGGCCAGCGGCGTGAAAATACGCTCTAGCGCCAGCGCTTCGAGCGTTCGGCCGCTCACCGCTTCCAGCGCGCGCTGGAGCCACGCGAACGCGCTGCTGCCGTAGCTGAAGCGCTCGCCGGGTGCGAAGTAGGTCTTGAGCGGCGCAGCCTCGCGCACGATGTTGGGCAAACCGCTCGTGTGGGTGAGCACGTGCCACGCGGTGATCGCATGCGAACGCGCATCACCTGGCAGGTAGTCGCCGCCGATGTCGCGCAGCGGCGCATGCAGATCCAGCCGGTTTTCGTCGGCGAGTTGCAAGGCGAGGTACGCAACCAGCGGCTTGGTGAGCGAAGCCGCTTCGAACACGGTGCGCGTGTCGATGCGTGCTGCATCGTGCGCACCGCGCCAGCCGCCCGCGTAGGCAAAGGCCGGTTCGCCCGCGCGCAAGGTCGCCAGCGAGACCCCCGGAATGCGACCGCTCGCGATCACGTCGTCCAGCCAGGTTTGCATGCGCGACTCCGGTGAGCGTGGAGCGAGCAGCATACACGCGCGGGCCGCGCCTGCGCGCGCCGCGTGGAGAGTGCTACATTACGCACCTGAAAACGGGAGACGCCATGAACGCTTCGCAACACATCGACGAACTGATCGCGGGACTCACCGACTGGCGTCGCGAGACGTTCGTCGCCATGCGCGAGGCTATCCTCGCCGCCGACGCGGAAATCGTCGAGGAATGGAAGTACATGGGCAGCCCGGTCTGGTATCGCGACGGCATGATCGCCGTGGGCAACGCGCACAAGGGCAAGGTCAAGCTCACGTTCGCGAACGGCGCGAGCCTCGCCGACCCCGACCAGCTCTTCAACGCGGGGCTCGAAGGCAACGCGCGGCGCGCGATCGACTTTCTGGAAGGCGACAAGGTGCCCGCACAAGCGCTGAAAAAACTCGTGCGCTCGGCCATCGAACTCAATCAGTCGAAAGCCAAAAAGAAAACGCCCGCCAAGGCGGGCGCCATCAAGAAGGCCGGCTAAAGTCGCGCCGGATCAGGCGAGGTCGCTGACTTCGCGAATCGGGATCACGGTGCGGTCGCCGCAATTGCGCAGCACGTCGCGCAAATC from Paraburkholderia acidisoli encodes the following:
- a CDS encoding serine hydrolase domain-containing protein, with protein sequence MQTWLDDVIASGRIPGVSLATLRAGEPAFAYAGGWRGAHDAARIDTRTVFEAASLTKPLVAYLALQLADENRLDLHAPLRDIGGDYLPGDARSHAITAWHVLTHTSGLPNIVREAAPLKTYFAPGERFSYGSSAFAWLQRALEAVSGRTLEALALERIFTPLAMRDSSLIWQARFEANYAQGHEWDGEPVAKRRLETAQASWSLVTTAQDYLRFVRAVLRGEGLSRDSHARWFTPAVPTRQGNDAEDLAGANPLDPHVAWGLGWGLEPAQQCCFHWGNCPGFRAFVMGNRATQDAVVWFANSARGLRLVHEVLPHALAGDHPAVRWLRIGEL
- a CDS encoding DUF1801 domain-containing protein; translated protein: MNASQHIDELIAGLTDWRRETFVAMREAILAADAEIVEEWKYMGSPVWYRDGMIAVGNAHKGKVKLTFANGASLADPDQLFNAGLEGNARRAIDFLEGDKVPAQALKKLVRSAIELNQSKAKKKTPAKAGAIKKAG
- a CDS encoding bifunctional diguanylate cyclase/phosphodiesterase is translated as MKQNLFFRLLGRLRVGRKLLLIYLLDLSAVLYISGILIHEKYISIDFSQKEIVGNAYLGTVRDALIDVAMSGATARVNAPQLAQMNPALAGAEARYGANLQSAALNQQVRRALDALAASAHSGQPLSPAAVSAALEACRELITRVGNQSNLILDPDLDSYYSMSLSILRYPALLEAVNGIGQRLREGSDSPQARRELSTRYLVLEGQLDAVSQGLRSDYAEAGAANEDVKRALAMPMANLLNAVEAYREAARALVAQGGGDAASRAAAQAAHAALVARVGDAWHATGDELDTLLHARVRGLFSRMWLHLGTALFLLCGILSMVYLVAQQISRPLRELARVMDTVRRTGDHGVRASWHSQDEIGQLVTGFNDMLVQLDRERDVQKELAATARASEAQHALVEATPVPMMVTAVPGHEVLHANHPALYWLNGCTADPWASGLDSAVRARFFQQLSDRDAVDEFEVRWMASAEPTWAMLSARRLTFQGRDAVLTAFTPINQIKLMEQRLELWAKVFEASSEAILILDENRRLLTANASFYRATGYRAEDVCGTLPDFVVASTNGGPLMAQLAELVDISSVWNGEAVVRRRAGGDYPAWLMISAVRDKRASVSHYICTLIDITDRKKSEARIQFLAEHDVLTELPNRALFTRRLGAAIEQARHTRGRLAVLFIDLDRFKDINDTLGHHAGDGLLRSVSRRLLQSVRAGDTVSRLGGDEFTVLLSSAGGSGDVARLIDERLLPLVREPHSIGGMTLQVACSIGIAMYPDDGDTIEALMQNADAAMYRAKSSGRNLVKFFSPDMAESTRHRLELEAHLRTAIEREQLWLAYQPCVDAATGELMSVEALLRWQHPHLGLVPPAEFIPIAEETRLILPIGAWVIEEACRQIARWRDAGLPAMRVSINLSAMQLRDDEQLVTHLRESLAAHHVDAGSLELEITETVLMESVGHHLDAIKEIRALGVKLSLDDFGTGYSSLSYLHRYPLDRLKIDRAFVHGRLTAPADLAVIRAIVELGHELGLRVVAEGVEQEHEAAALRRIGCDELQGFLYAKPLPHEALTEWLRSRDAALID